The nucleotide sequence CGTACATATGTCAGGCAGATCCACAGAGTGGTCAAATCTAGATAAAGCCATACGCTTTTCTATAGACTTCTTAGAGCAAGAGAAGCTTAACAAGCATGTGTTTGTAAACATGATTCTGTTCCTCCTGGATCAGCGTCTGCTGGTAACACCCAATATACTAACTACGACCGTTGTCTCCGAAGACGATACGGAGAACGAGAAGTACTTACAAACCAAGGGTCTCACTGCTGACACCATCGCAGAAAAGCTATGTTACGTCGTGGATGCTTGTGCGAAGTTCCTGGGAAGAATAAAGAACCGCAGTCACTAcaagtctgcttacagtccGCAGGCGACGTGGGATGCGTCATTTTCGGCTCATCCGGAAAACGGCGCAGTAATCTTCGTGGGAATGGCGCCAATGTTAGTTGCAAGCTTATTATCTTTGAAATCTGCTTCTTCAGCTCCGAAATCGAGATTTCAGTCTTTGATTGCGTATAAGCGTATGCAGGAGTTGATAGAAGCCTTGGGTTACGTAGAGCCACAACGCCGCACTGGCATGACGGCTTCGTATGTTGGCCGTGCTTTGGGCGGTTTTAGATACGAGACAATTTACTTCATTTTCAACCTCGCTGGtttctgggctttctactGAGTAGGGCATGCAATAGTTGGATAAGCCGCCACGCATTGCTTCTGAGCCCGCAGCACCAGTGGGTTGGCATCTCTTCACCACTCACGAAACATTCTAAGTTTTTGAAATGCAGTGTTAGCAAGCTTTGTGAATACGGTCTTCATCCACTGCACTGGCGTCAAAAACAACTATGGGCGTTTCGTGAGTCGAGCTCGTGACGCAATTAGACCTGCGTTCATGCAGCTCCATACAACGAAATGTCTGCATACCCAACTCCATGTGGCAACCGACAGTTCAACAACAAAGCTGAGCACTACTCCACATCACCTTGGGCGAACGAGATATCAATAACGCTTTGCAAATACTGCCGTGATACACGTCACGTGAATGCGAAACGCCTTTTCACTTCAAGGCGCATTAACACATAGTTGTATCATCACAGGACAGCTTAATATTTGGTCCCGGTAGCTCCCATGAATCTACATACTGGTATTTCGTGGAGAAAATGCGGGAATGGTGTTACTGCGTATCGATGTACAGTTTGCGTTTTTGAGCTCTGTATCGCCCGCTTGCCATCACAAGTAATATGGTGCTAAACGGCAAGTCAAGTGAGCAATAGCAGTGATGGCGAACACGTTCGCCAACAGGACAACatggatcccgcaaccggtttcagcgtgaggcgttagccccgcagaatcgaaaaccggcccaaggcacgtagccacattgCAAGCTATAATATGAGATAACATAATAATAATAATAATGAGCGGCTGATGACGTTTTTGTTCTCATCAACCGATTAGACCGCCTTGCCAGACATTGTTGCGCACGGAAGGAAACAATACAATCATCGTTTAGTTCACTATTAGCAGCCGATGTGGGATTGTCGAGGCTTTTACTGAAAAATAGTGGAATTTCAAGGTGTTTGAGGAACACAAATGAAACTGATTCTATTAATAGATGAAGTTGCAGTTGTCACCGCGTGACGGCGTGGCAGCCAGTACTAACGAAACGGCACGGTATTGCCATATGCAACTCTTCCGAATCCATAACTATGTGATGTTAATAAGACAGAGCATTACGAATCGCGATGACCATAATCAGACAGGACGTACGATACCGAGAAGTATTGCACGACACACCATTGAGTAATGCAACAGCATGTATCTGGAAATATTTGCCCGTAGCGTGCGACACGCCAGATACTAGCAAGGATTAGAATCGGCAACGGCCGTACACAGCTACTCACCGCACAGCATACAACCAGTAAAAGAATTAATTAGAAAGGTAAATTAAATGTATGCTACACTAGTACGGTAATCATCACATATTTGAGCTGACGAATTCAGGATTGATTCTGCATCATCAGACTCGTGCTGACATTGCCCTCGACAAGGGCGTTGTACGACCTAACCTCGAACCGCACGGAGCCGCTGTAGAGACCCTCGTGCAGAGACTTGATGTCGTAGCAACCAATGTTCTGCATACCGTGCTTGACAGCTTGCAGCATGGTGGGAATGAGTGTGCTGATGCTACCTTTGTCGGAGGTGTACCCCGCGACCCCCTGGGAGACCATGGGCTGGTCCTCCTCCATGTGATAGCGGCGGATGCTACCCCTGTCGCCGGTCTTCTGGCGCGCGCTCATGAACGCCGCCTTGCTGCCCATGCCACGGTACTGCTTAACGCGGATTCCGTTGTGGTAGAAGAAATCACCGGGACTTTCGATGGTGCCGGCGATCGCTCCTCCCAAcatgcagcagcttgcgCCAAGTGCCAGTGCCTTCATGATGTCACCTGAGCTGCGGATACCACCGTCCGCAATAACGGGACAGCCATGGCCGTATTCGCGCGCATACCGTGATACGTAGAATACCGCCGTGGCCTGAGGCCTTCCCACACCGCAAACACCCTGAgtcgagcagatggagcCACAACCCATGCCGACACGGAGGCCGTCAACACCGGCATCGATGAGGTTTTTAGCCTGCCTTCCGGTTACCACATTGCCACCAATGACCTGGATTTCCGGGTTCGCCTGCTTCAGCTGTTTGATTAGGTCGATCTGGTAGACGCTGTTGCCCTGGCTGGAGTCGATAACCAATACGTCAGCGCCGGCCTCGATCAACTTGGCTGCTCTCTCCAACGCACCAGCCCTGCAAAATGTGTGGATGGTAGGCGATCACTCACCTCGTGGAAATGGCAACTCCgacgagcagctgcatgTGCTCGTTCTTGGCAGCTATTGGGAACTTGCGGTTCTTCTTGATGTCGCTACGGCTGACAATGGACACAAGCTCGCCCTTGTCGTTCACGATGGGGAGTATACCTTTCTTGATGTCGCAGAGGATCGTGTTGGCCTCCTGGAGCGTGAGAGGGTGCTTTCCCACGATTGGGTCGCGTGTCATGACCTCCGAAATTTTGGTCGATTTGTCCTGGACGAAGCACACATCACCGCTGGTGACGATACCCTCCAGTTTCGAGTCACGTTTTCCGTCCGTGGTAATGGGTATCGATTTGAAACCGTACTTGTCCCTTATGGCCATCCAATCGCCGACGGTGTGGTTCGGTGTCAATACATAGGGGTCGACGATGAACCCATTTTCAAAGCGCTTGACCTTACGCACCTCTTCTATCAATTCCTCCTGAGTCAGGTTGTTGTGGATGATTCCAATGCCCCTGCAACCGATGATCGCCCGTATAAAGTGTTGCCGAACGTGTATGAACAAGGACCGCCACGAGTGCATAAAAGTCACTCAACGCAGTTGCACACACAAGATTCCTGCGTATAACCACCAGAACATCCGCTAAGTAACTGAGTTCGTGATTACTTACCCCTGCAGCGCTATCTCGACGGCCATCTTGGACTCGGTGACCGTGTCCATGGGCGAGGAGACAACTGGCGCGCTAAGGCGGATTTTCCGTGTGAGATTAGTCGAGAGGTTGACATTGGTGTTAGGACCCGATATGTAGTCTGTACCGTGATTAGTGCTGCCAAGACGGTACCGCGACGCTGCCGCTCAGACGGCATGCCGCGATGAAGAAGGCGGCTCACCTGGAAGCAAAATCAGGTCATCGTAGGTGTAACCAATTGTGGTGGTGTCGAATATTTCAGCGGCGCTCGAACCGTCAGCCATCTTTGCAACAACGATAATGACAATGAATAGGGTGTGTCAGCGGTGACTGTATGATGCACTATTATTGGGAGCGTGGCTCACAACGCCGTACCGCGCTCCAAATTCTGTTTTATTTCAGCTGTGTGTGTCTTGAAGGCTCTGTCTAGTTTCATGTTGTACACACGGTTGCGATCGTTGATGTACGACACGTCCTTcgcgtcgtcgtcgaacGCACGTCGTCGACTGAACTTTTCCCTGCGCAAATCTGACCACACACGTCAGCCAAACACACCTTTGTTTGTACTGCTTCTCAAGGTTACGCACCACAGTCAGCTTCGCGGCTTCTGTTGGCACTGTGGACGTAATTCCGGGCTTGTAGAAGTTGTCGCCCATCTGGGCCTTCTGTAGCTCGTACTCCTCCTGGTTGAATGCAGTTTCGTTCAGCCTGAGCATCCGTGAATACAGAATACAGTCGGGACATTAAGACACGTAGCAAAATGAATGGCAATGCCAAATGCCTCCATCGGCGCCAAGGCGCCTCACTCGCCTAACCGAAAGCCAGAGGCTACTTCGTGGGCACGTTTTGTTGATTCCCGCACTTGCTAACGGCAACAACATTCGATTCTGTCACCTAGACTGCACCGCGGTGCGCCGACAACATTTCCATGCGCATCACCAACCTTTTTTTGTGCGCCCTGTAGAGCGCGTCCTGGTTGAAGACGTTCCATCCAAAGGTCTTGCCCTTCTCCTTCTTCAGAGCCTGTTGGTGGCGTTTCTCCACTGCGATAGCGGCCTTGTTGAGGCTGGGGTTGCGATTAAAGTTGACCGTGGAGTTGTCTTCGCGTAGTCCAAGCACCGACTTGTAGTGCTCGTTGAGCTTCTTCGGATCCCCGCCAAGCTTGTGTTCTACTTCCACCGATTCCTGATTCAACTGGGAGCACTCATCCAGGCGTTTGCTGAGTGCGCGCAGCTTCTGCGCCAGCGGGTCTTCGtcgtcaccatcatcgtcagATGCGGAATCCTCTGATTCGCTCGATTCACTGGTGTCACCCTGCGCCTCCaccgcagcagcggcaggCTTAGGTTCCGCGGGTGCGTCCGGCTCGACGTAGTACTGGTACTCGCTGTCGGCGTCGTACGTCGGTATGAAGTGGAGGCTCTTTCCGCCGAGCGCCTCTGCGACGTACTGCTTGCcgatcgccgccgccgaatCGGGCCTTATGGAACGCTTTCGAATGACCTTCCCGGTGTACAGGCAGCGGAGCTCTTCCGGTTCTTCCTCATCTGAGTCCGAATCGTTTGGACGCAGCGACTCCATGAGTGTGTTCACGAGGTCTCGCTGCTTCGACATTTGGCCGACCTTCCTGGGCGTGTATTCAAGCAGACCGCACCGCAGGATGCCAACTTCCACCTTGGGTGCATTGCGCGCGTCAAGGGGCACGTTTTCAACCGCTCGGATAAATTCCATTCCCTGGACGACTCGGGCGAAGACGTGATGCCGATCGTCAAGGCGCGGGTCCCGCCCGAGCGTGATGACGAACTGCGAGCCATAGCCTTCTTTATTGATTCGCTTCATAGACAGCAGCCCCGCCTGCGAGTGCCTGCGCGTGTTAGGAGCCTCATTGAAGTAACCGCCGAAGGCGCTTGATCCGCCGTCACCGTTGTTATGTTCGAAGTCACCGCATTCGAAATACTGCCCAGCAACTACCCGGTATACGCGACAACCGGTGTATGAGAGCGTTCGCCTCTTTCCGAGAACGGATCCCACGACTTTGCCGAGGCATAGCAACCGGAAGTTCTCCGCAATCGAGTCCCCGGCATCGTCAAAAAATTCGAATACCACCCGTCCGCTGAGATTGGCTCCGACGCCAATGTCGAAGAACCCACGCAGAGCCGCCATTTGTAAACGGCTTTAGGGGTGGATGTGTAGCAAATGGCGCCAGTCGCTGCGCGCCCGGTCGCGCCTTGTTGGGGCGATGTCTAGGCGCCGCCTCGATCACTGATCCACGTCGGCGTGGATTTATCGCATCGGTCGAAATGAGGATCGACAAATGCTGGCTATGCTCCAGCAACATTTACCCGGGTAGGTGATAGCTCCGTTCTTCTCCCAGCGACACATGGTCTTCCAGGTCACGGGATCGTGTTCGTCCGCAATGACTCGAAGATATTCCGCTTCTGCCGCAGCAAGTGCCACAAGCACTTCAAGGCGAAGCACAACCCGCGCAAGCTGAAATGGACGAAGGCTGCGCGTCGGCTGGCAGGTAGGATTCTTAATACTACGGCAATTTTGTGACCCGTGGCTGCCCAACTGGCGCAAAACGCGTTACTCGCGAGGGTTGCGGACCGTGTGCGTGTTTATGTGGAGAATGGCATTCGCTGTGTGACCTGGATGTGTCGACCGTCGTAACAACTACACAAACTGGCGCAGGCAAAGAGATGGTCACCGACGACTCCGTGGAGATGGAGCGTCGCCGCAACGTGCCGGTGCGCTACGACCGCAACATGTACATCACTGCGATAAAGACCATCCAGAAAGCCGAGCGCGTCGAAGAGCTGCGGAAGATTCTCATGAGGAGGCAGCGACGCCGCGCTCTAATCGCCAAG is from Babesia bigemina genome assembly Bbig001, chromosome : IV and encodes:
- a CDS encoding 60S ribosomal protein L24, putative → MRIDKCWLCSSNIYPGHGIVFVRNDSKIFRFCRSKCHKHFKAKHNPRKLKWTKAARRLAGKEMVTDDSVEMERRRNVPVRYDRNMYITAIKTIQKAERVEELRKILMRRQRRRALIAKKRTLAEKELETHSHILEVPNDLLERREMDGEDVVMESKTKRVTRHMKVSKPKELVQVRKTIKKPRRSDDAMDID
- a CDS encoding peptidyl-prolyl cis-trans isomerase, putative; this encodes MAALRGFFDIGVGANLSGRVVFEFFDDAGDSIAENFRLLCLGKVVGSVLGKRRTLSYTGCRVYRVVAGQYFECGDFEHNNGDGGSSAFGGYFNEAPNTRRHSQAGLLSMKRINKEGYGSQFVITLGRDPRLDDRHHVFARVVQGMEFIRAVENVPLDARNAPKVEVGILRCGLLEYTPRKVGQMSKQRDLVNTLMESLRPNDSDSDEEEPEELRCLYTGKVIRKRSIRPDSAAAIGKQYVAEALGGKSLHFIPTYDADSEYQYYVEPDAPAEPKPAAAAVEAQGDTSESSESEDSASDDDGDDEDPLAQKLRALSKRLDECSQLNQESVEVEHKLGGDPKKLNEHYKSVLGLREDNSTVNFNRNPSLNKAAIAVEKRHQQALKKEKGKTFGWNVFNQDALYRAHKKRLNETAFNQEEYELQKAQMGDNFYKPGITSTVPTEAAKLTVVRNLEKQYKQREKFSRRRAFDDDAKDVSYINDRNRVYNMKLDRAFKTHTAEIKQNLERGTAL
- a CDS encoding inosine-5'-monophosphate dehydrogenase, putative; this encodes MADGSSAAEIFDTTTIGYTYDDLILLPDYISGPNTNVNLSTNLTRKIRLSAPVVSSPMDTVTESKMAVEIALQGGIGIIHNNLTQEELIEEVRKVKRFENGFIVDPYVLTPNHTVGDWMAIRDKYGFKSIPITTDGKRDSKLEGIVTSGDVCFVQDKSTKISEVMTRDPIVGKHPLTLQEANTILCDIKKGILPIVNDKGELVSIVSRSDIKKNRKFPIAAKNEHMQLLVGVAISTRAGALERAAKLIEAGADVLVIDSSQGNSVYQIDLIKQLKQANPEIQVIGGNVVTGRQAKNLIDAGVDGLRVGMGCGSICSTQGVCGVGRPQATAVFYVSRYAREYGHGCPVIADGGIRSSGDIMKALALGASCCMLGGAIAGTIESPGDFFYHNGIRVKQYRGMGSKAAFMSARQKTGDRGSIRRYHMEEDQPMVSQGVAGYTSDKGSISTLIPTMLQAVKHGMQNIGCYDIKSLHEGLYSGSVRFEVRSYNALVEGNVSTSLMMQNQS